In the Solanum pennellii chromosome 5, SPENNV200 genome, one interval contains:
- the LOC107019407 gene encoding uncharacterized protein LOC107019407, which produces MDISRFMVYMQQVEEEKLRKKTSIEERKLRAGMSLGNRKNSQNFKARPAQSQGSMAQEGSWALVCGRNHASKCRDGQSGCFKCGKEGNFMKECPKNKQSSGNSGNRVQSSSVTPPERAAPRGATFDIVGGANCLYTITSRQD; this is translated from the exons ATGGACATATCAAGGTTTATGGTCTATATGCAGCAGGTTGAAGAGGAGAAGCTGAGGAAAAAAACGAGTATAGAAGAAAGAAAGCTAAGAGCAGGAATGAGTCTGGGCAACAGAAAG AATTCACAGAATTTCAAGGCCAGACCAGCACAGTCCCAAGGTAGTATGGCACAAGAAGGTAGTTGGGCTCTTGTATGTGGTAGAAACCACGCCAGTAAGTGTCGTGATGGCCAGTCAGGTTGTTTCAAGTGCGGGAAAGAGGGAAACTTCATGAAAGAGTGTCCTAAGAATAAGCAAAGTAGTGGAAATTCGGGAAACAGAGTCCAATCTTCATCAGTTACTCCACCTGAGagggctgcacctagaggagccacTTTCGATATTGTCGGAGGGGCAAACTGCCTCTACACAATCACTAGCCGCCAAGATTAA